The following proteins are encoded in a genomic region of Longimicrobiaceae bacterium:
- a CDS encoding tryptophan 2,3-dioxygenase family protein — translation MSFGLPVGDGKLSYGGYLRIPELLALQELRSDPGQHDETLFIVIHQVYELWFKQLLHEIDGVIARLARGEVLGATRLLRRCIEIQRVLVAQLSVLETMTPMDFLAFRDHIMPASGFQSVQFRELEFVSGLKDGRHLNGFGANLAERERLERRLREPGLGDVFDALLRARGFELPEPGDDAAERTRLQAFMRLYREAEQHYDLFLLAEALIEYDEMFQLWRFRHVQMVERVIGGKPGTGGSDGAGYLRGTVDNRFFPELWAMRSHLSLGVAEEAGADTPKVRRVLGTDDDGEGPAPHGSGCPAGY, via the coding sequence ATGTCGTTCGGATTGCCGGTGGGAGACGGAAAGCTCAGCTACGGCGGATACCTGCGCATCCCCGAGCTGCTGGCGCTCCAGGAGCTGCGTTCCGACCCCGGCCAGCACGACGAGACGCTGTTCATCGTCATCCACCAGGTCTACGAGCTGTGGTTCAAGCAGCTCCTGCACGAGATCGACGGCGTGATCGCGCGCCTGGCGCGCGGCGAGGTGCTGGGAGCCACGCGCCTGCTGCGCCGCTGCATCGAGATCCAGCGCGTGCTGGTGGCGCAGCTCTCGGTGCTGGAGACGATGACGCCCATGGACTTCCTGGCCTTCCGCGACCACATCATGCCGGCCAGCGGCTTCCAATCGGTGCAGTTCCGAGAGCTGGAGTTCGTGTCGGGCCTCAAGGACGGGCGGCACCTGAACGGCTTCGGCGCGAACCTGGCCGAGCGCGAGCGGCTGGAGCGGCGGCTGCGCGAGCCCGGCCTGGGCGACGTGTTCGACGCGCTGCTCCGCGCCCGCGGCTTCGAGCTGCCGGAACCGGGCGACGACGCGGCCGAGCGCACCCGGCTGCAGGCGTTCATGCGCCTGTACCGCGAGGCGGAGCAGCACTACGACCTGTTCCTCCTGGCCGAGGCGCTGATCGAGTACGACGAGATGTTCCAGCTCTGGCGCTTCCGCCACGTGCAGATGGTGGAGCGCGTGATCGGCGGGAAGCCCGGCACGGGCGGCAGCGACGGCGCGGGCTACCTGCGCGGCACCGTGGACAACCGCTTCTTCCCCGAGCTGTGGGCCATGCGCAGCCACCTGAGCCTGGGCGTGGCCGAGGAAGCCGGCGCCGACACCCCTAAGGTTCGCCGCGTCCTGGGCACCGACGACGACGGCGAGGGCCCGGCGCCGCACGGCAGCGGCTGCCCGGCAGGTTACTGA